One genomic region from Reichenbachiella ulvae encodes:
- a CDS encoding cold-shock protein translates to MGKKNFNAFVKRQKAEKKRKKKEEKRLKLEERESTTGKLEDMIAYVDEFGNIVDEPPEEQKSEEDKEKE, encoded by the coding sequence ATGGGAAAGAAAAATTTTAATGCTTTCGTCAAGAGACAAAAAGCCGAGAAAAAAAGAAAAAAGAAAGAAGAGAAAAGACTTAAGTTAGAAGAGAGAGAATCTACTACTGGTAAACTAGAGGATATGATTGCCTATGTGGATGAATTTGGTAATATAGTAGATGAGCCGCCAGAAGAGCAAAAAAGTGAAGAGGATAAGGAAAAAGAATAA
- a CDS encoding cold-shock protein yields the protein MQQGVIKFFNESKGFGFIKPADGGNDIFVHISGLVDDIRENDSVEFEVEEGRRGLNAVNVKVVG from the coding sequence ATGCAACAAGGAGTAATTAAATTTTTCAATGAATCTAAAGGTTTTGGATTCATTAAGCCAGCAGATGGCGGTAATGACATTTTCGTTCACATTTCTGGATTGGTAGACGATATCAGAGAGAATGACAGTGTAGAATTCGAAGTAGAAGAAGGAAGAAGAGGATTAAATGCCGTAAACGTAAAAGTAGTCGGCTAA
- a CDS encoding cold-shock protein, which produces MARSQNSFIKFQKEKKKRMKKKEKEERKLERKENSKGGDLDEMLAYVDEFGNITTKPPEPVKEKKDEVQARIKN; this is translated from the coding sequence ATGGCAAGGTCTCAAAATAGCTTTATCAAGTTCCAAAAAGAAAAGAAGAAAAGAATGAAGAAGAAGGAGAAAGAGGAACGAAAGCTTGAGAGAAAGGAAAACAGTAAAGGAGGAGATTTAGACGAAATGTTGGCATATGTTGACGAATTCGGAAATATCACCACCAAGCCGCCAGAACCTGTCAAAGAAAAGAAGGACGAAGTCCAAGCAAGAATTAAGAATTAA
- a CDS encoding T9SS type A sorting domain-containing protein, whose translation MKKKYNPYLWHGVKACMLLMVMLWTNSLVKAQTITVDVAPVAPGPYYTNTTESIDFSTTGTFATNTTFYLHTGLLEEDNVLGELTAAGTYNFTWPASGTGTENLTISAATGSFNAETTDILSSDIAIAGGTYTGAIYNMNGTGVRRLTTQPFNTDYTDDVTLNVDLTTTNAIADRPIVVQYSTDGGTTFTDMTDTNSDNEWFGGTGANIQFLLTSGQKNASTIFRIAQTGTDANSLTSGVETWSVDDAITIEVGSIVVETSAAVGTYTINEPFINGVAFNDVTDTPVGQYYAGQSVIVDGVFNGGTDQVLDYNYVAVFRNTTLGEWFTLEGNADSNTGNDISVSGTIPTGVTLDENWDVTIEAYTGADATFGVEEEFSSSATNLGDLEIQGGSVATAVEFTGDGDRGLMTPELYIGSTTNAYISFNLSKLSSGLSPDGTEIVLEYSTDGSTYTQIGDDISLNDDLSEALMFESLPAGIVSSTTQIQIRQLSNAGAGLSTWSVDDLMIVSGGSVIPDGDSFTYTSSAIDVLQPTIVLDAVAVPADLIYPGSSVDLVYNITNGALPTGTEISAILDNGVLSYEVGTSANITPGDTEDHTISITIPSIVGGDYDVYLMSSTNDTESNTITVPVYNTTLEITEITSNSGVTDGGVDVFFPGSEITVNYNAVGDMGAGAELKLEVRDYDLDVSDNDGYVTINSETTLSGSITGTLSETINYDDDGAETPYVRIKIGNGVLVDMALAFVKDTDDADINGVGYSESVFDFDMTEGNDPLNEDDFIGSGQRSATTLAFDLSNGGIVSLGLTNNAASYNGTPQDVYLQASINGTDWTTIDDQEYANADVTFSSITLPQELWGDETWIRVVYNMSSEAAELENVLTLNSITLQTGALVSANSDTEDVSGQFRKPTVSLEVLDSYDFTVGEQFTIEYNTTGPFPANTAFAIVMAGPDNLETVIGESESVGLTTVDVTMPAMSKEENGAGPDDLYDEIKVVAYNKATADTEYLSDETMVIDDDEYFLVIEGENSSSTGDGDYLFDRAGDRSLLTDAFDLSGVESAFINFTTSNYNGISATSNLLTIPVLQVSTDAGASFQTIAAEEDGLLGDGYLYYTNSFSAEIPAEHLTSATHFRWYQALNLGQDANEWRISSISITLVQGNEISTYYLAENSSVVSTLSHPEVNSGTDVYEWVQADADTDPVFNGETFSFDWNKVYESTNDFPSGTMFDFILHDGSDFVIDPTTDMPYVIGTATGVGTFDAEVPYFIGADNYDVRLIAYLEDSENGNYFFYGDEDGESTTSVGDLDVFLRAARTTIDIDENDVVYAGSTATFSVLLENDDLNALADIESLFANLIVKDYSGNDDILLATQEGTGDITVDLLPFINGNQDFVIIFSEGAALGEVGEMDDFDGMDSSIDLTPEDFVSGDVVTLVETGDFYESWFGYNTNRTFSWDFVFDPVLAESGVGNERLYLQYSKDGGSSWSNWTWWTTSGSYSTNLDNFINGTYNSPSGTYNERVRFRWIAYDPWCCVTPTGRGSQIEISNVEIASFNTNMENNNSYFPMGGSTFGPVFENDFGRGLITTRDFEIGELENSSLISFDLSFDEVPDNLIDNQYLIFEYSIDGGVTFTELRSFPDMEEEAPLVAENFLIAVTNDMKNNAVRFRFRQEERNGIDVMFENFSFKQGEILPFDYIAYNRDIAEQALLITSLSSLETCIDGDMMINYEVRGKFGADNMVMVNYRDTDGNVNTLDAFEFNIIDGTGGITFNFPSDVIGTTESNKWFKFQLEAEDLTYEDINEDFSVTGPYSEESLEVVAPINQDLSFSWDDPLECNPSNVMITLNGEQDYFMYEVLDLSNNSTVLASLTYDPETGVDEINIGTITADTEIGIRTTAMSSSGTSCNSLEIDDTEVVELLETYKLFRRSYNDTGLRIVVNSGDSRTICGSSSEVRLSVNRDSESGDGSGSFVEWFRNDLSTPVSVSGNILGDNETLQSGNYFARITDTSGDNICTYTTESFTVERVDTPERPEITIESGSLSFCDGEGEVVLSAPEGFSYYKWNGSTQWTNRMLTVEEEGEYYVEVSNVPFDAGCGSASSIPVVVESQFLPDFQVKTTTSSDDRYNIIDGSAHKGCESFYIYFYNGNSWQNNNGEVVISRDGEFYASTQNTSYELTESGDYTIDWVSSDINSSCTASIGTFTLQITEQPETPAITVAGDLEFCEGGSATLTATAGYNYYRWFRDGSLMNTSSETLVVTKNSGRYQVEGSMVPFNVGCYSERSEGVNVTVHTEPSMEIYSNYEGDLEDGQMISYCEVDGDNHYLRAYTSANDAAITWYLDGTAIPATDQNVNSSDNYSYVYPETNGVYHAEVSFGGIDATSQCTFMTNAVTVNIVAEIAPVAIAAPAQTEFCEDEVSVTLTADAGAPFYRWYRNGSAITDGTGSNNTLTVSQGGDYQVAVSNEAGCESELSNVIQIEEQSAPSTSISISVDETDCASGDIVVRANNTNSKYNYQLTLTETGETIGAVFTGNTFGSVYVPLTGIETSTELGVEVTYADGTGCMSEDESIGTINPNAVILELDGNTVRAIISGNYMEYTWYRDGVELRNVTGTSLNITDGASYTIEVLYEGGCMLTSNSVDLGPTTPPADASGRLSANTTTYPNPTQGQVVNLEVKGTNFGDYTVSIMSMTGQVMVYEVLDKQVEEFTKAISISHLERGLYNMQIKKGDEVENIRILKN comes from the coding sequence ATGAAAAAGAAATACAATCCATACCTATGGCATGGCGTAAAAGCCTGTATGCTATTGATGGTAATGCTTTGGACCAATTCATTAGTAAAAGCCCAAACCATTACCGTAGATGTTGCACCGGTTGCTCCTGGACCGTATTATACTAATACGACCGAATCAATTGATTTCTCAACAACAGGAACCTTTGCAACAAACACGACTTTTTACCTTCATACCGGCCTTCTAGAAGAGGACAATGTGCTAGGTGAATTGACCGCAGCTGGAACCTATAATTTCACATGGCCAGCATCAGGAACCGGAACAGAAAATTTAACCATTTCTGCTGCCACAGGTTCTTTCAATGCGGAAACCACAGACATTCTTAGTTCAGACATTGCTATTGCTGGTGGTACCTATACGGGTGCTATCTACAATATGAATGGTACGGGAGTCAGAAGGTTGACAACTCAGCCTTTTAATACCGACTACACTGATGATGTTACACTGAATGTAGATCTGACCACAACCAATGCGATCGCCGATCGTCCAATTGTTGTTCAATATTCTACAGATGGAGGTACCACTTTCACCGACATGACTGATACTAATTCAGACAATGAATGGTTTGGAGGTACTGGAGCTAATATTCAGTTTCTTTTAACATCTGGACAAAAGAATGCAAGTACTATTTTTAGAATTGCACAAACTGGAACAGATGCAAATAGTCTAACCAGTGGGGTTGAAACCTGGAGTGTAGATGATGCAATCACTATTGAGGTGGGGAGTATCGTGGTTGAAACTTCAGCAGCGGTAGGCACTTACACTATTAATGAACCATTTATCAATGGAGTTGCATTCAATGATGTCACTGATACTCCTGTTGGGCAGTATTATGCAGGACAGAGTGTAATTGTTGACGGTGTGTTCAATGGAGGGACAGATCAAGTATTAGATTACAACTATGTCGCTGTTTTCAGAAATACCACCTTAGGAGAATGGTTTACCTTGGAAGGAAATGCAGACTCTAATACAGGCAATGATATTTCTGTCAGTGGCACTATCCCAACTGGTGTTACACTAGATGAAAATTGGGATGTTACGATCGAAGCATACACAGGAGCAGATGCTACTTTCGGAGTGGAAGAAGAGTTCAGCAGCTCCGCTACCAACCTGGGAGATTTAGAAATTCAGGGTGGTTCAGTAGCAACTGCAGTAGAATTCACCGGGGATGGTGATAGAGGGTTAATGACACCTGAACTTTACATAGGTTCAACCACTAATGCCTACATCTCTTTCAATCTTTCGAAGTTAAGTTCTGGATTGAGTCCTGATGGTACAGAGATAGTATTGGAGTACTCTACTGATGGATCTACTTACACACAAATTGGTGATGACATTAGTTTGAATGATGATCTTTCTGAGGCTTTAATGTTTGAATCATTGCCTGCAGGGATTGTTTCTTCTACTACTCAAATTCAAATCAGACAACTTTCAAATGCTGGAGCAGGTTTATCAACCTGGTCAGTGGATGATTTAATGATTGTTTCTGGTGGATCTGTGATTCCAGACGGCGATAGCTTTACCTACACCTCATCAGCAATTGATGTATTACAACCCACCATCGTTTTGGACGCAGTGGCAGTTCCTGCCGACCTCATTTACCCAGGTAGTTCAGTTGACCTAGTTTATAATATTACGAATGGTGCGCTTCCTACGGGAACAGAAATCAGTGCCATTTTAGATAACGGAGTATTGTCGTACGAAGTAGGAACTTCAGCAAATATCACTCCGGGAGACACAGAAGATCATACCATAAGCATCACCATTCCATCTATTGTGGGAGGAGATTATGATGTTTATTTGATGTCTTCTACTAATGACACAGAATCGAACACGATTACTGTTCCTGTCTATAATACTACTTTAGAGATCACAGAGATTACTTCTAACAGCGGTGTTACAGACGGTGGAGTAGATGTTTTCTTCCCAGGCAGTGAAATCACAGTTAATTATAATGCTGTAGGTGATATGGGAGCAGGCGCTGAATTGAAACTAGAGGTTAGAGATTATGACCTGGATGTTTCAGACAATGATGGTTATGTTACTATCAACTCTGAGACTACTCTGAGTGGTTCTATAACTGGTACACTTTCAGAAACTATCAATTATGATGATGACGGTGCTGAAACACCTTATGTCAGAATCAAAATTGGAAATGGCGTATTGGTAGACATGGCCCTGGCATTTGTAAAGGATACAGATGATGCTGATATCAATGGAGTTGGCTATTCAGAAAGTGTTTTTGATTTTGACATGACAGAAGGAAACGATCCGTTGAATGAAGATGATTTCATAGGATCTGGTCAAAGATCAGCTACTACCCTGGCTTTTGATCTAAGCAACGGCGGAATTGTCTCCTTAGGATTAACCAACAATGCGGCGTCTTACAATGGAACACCTCAAGACGTCTACCTACAAGCGAGTATCAATGGTACAGACTGGACAACCATCGATGATCAAGAGTATGCCAATGCTGATGTAACCTTTAGTTCCATTACTCTACCACAAGAATTGTGGGGAGATGAAACTTGGATCAGAGTAGTTTATAATATGAGCAGTGAAGCTGCAGAATTAGAAAATGTACTTACTCTGAATTCAATTACGCTTCAGACTGGCGCATTGGTTTCTGCTAACTCAGATACCGAAGATGTATCTGGTCAATTCAGAAAGCCAACTGTTTCATTGGAAGTATTAGACAGCTACGATTTCACTGTGGGTGAACAGTTTACTATCGAATACAATACAACTGGCCCCTTCCCTGCCAATACCGCATTTGCGATTGTAATGGCTGGGCCTGACAATTTAGAAACCGTAATTGGAGAAAGCGAATCGGTAGGTTTAACAACTGTAGATGTGACCATGCCTGCCATGTCAAAAGAAGAAAATGGCGCTGGTCCAGATGATCTTTATGACGAGATCAAAGTGGTGGCTTACAATAAAGCAACTGCAGATACTGAGTATCTGTCTGATGAGACCATGGTGATCGATGATGATGAGTACTTCCTTGTGATTGAAGGAGAAAACTCATCAAGTACTGGAGACGGTGATTATCTTTTCGATAGAGCTGGAGATAGAAGTTTATTAACAGATGCCTTCGATTTGAGTGGTGTTGAATCTGCTTTTATCAACTTCACTACAAGCAACTATAACGGTATATCTGCTACGAGTAATTTATTAACAATCCCAGTTCTTCAGGTATCTACTGATGCAGGAGCTTCGTTCCAGACCATTGCGGCTGAAGAGGACGGATTATTGGGTGATGGTTATCTGTACTATACCAATAGCTTTTCTGCTGAGATTCCAGCGGAGCATTTAACTAGTGCTACACACTTCAGATGGTATCAGGCTTTGAATTTAGGTCAGGATGCCAACGAGTGGAGAATCAGCAGTATTTCTATCACCTTAGTCCAAGGTAATGAGATCTCTACCTACTATTTGGCAGAAAATAGCTCAGTTGTTTCTACATTAAGTCACCCAGAAGTAAATTCTGGAACTGATGTTTATGAATGGGTTCAAGCAGATGCTGATACTGATCCAGTATTCAATGGTGAGACCTTCTCATTCGATTGGAATAAGGTTTATGAATCGACTAATGATTTCCCTTCAGGAACCATGTTCGACTTCATTCTTCATGATGGTAGTGATTTTGTCATCGACCCAACTACTGATATGCCATATGTTATTGGTACGGCAACAGGAGTAGGCACATTCGATGCAGAGGTTCCTTATTTCATTGGAGCTGACAATTATGATGTTAGATTGATCGCTTACTTAGAAGACAGTGAAAATGGGAACTATTTCTTTTATGGCGATGAAGATGGAGAAAGTACAACTTCTGTAGGAGATCTAGATGTCTTCCTAAGAGCTGCAAGAACAACCATTGACATTGATGAGAATGATGTAGTTTATGCTGGTAGCACTGCTACTTTCAGCGTGTTGTTAGAAAATGATGACCTGAATGCATTGGCTGATATCGAAAGTCTCTTTGCCAACCTTATTGTTAAAGACTATAGCGGAAATGATGATATCTTACTTGCAACTCAAGAAGGCACTGGGGATATAACTGTCGATCTATTGCCATTTATCAATGGAAACCAAGATTTTGTAATCATCTTCTCGGAAGGCGCAGCACTTGGCGAGGTTGGTGAAATGGATGATTTCGACGGTATGGATAGTAGTATTGATTTGACTCCAGAGGACTTTGTAAGTGGTGATGTGGTAACTTTAGTTGAAACCGGCGATTTCTACGAAAGTTGGTTTGGATATAACACTAACAGGACTTTCTCATGGGACTTTGTTTTCGATCCTGTTTTGGCAGAAAGTGGAGTTGGAAATGAAAGACTCTATCTCCAATATTCTAAAGATGGAGGAAGTTCATGGAGCAATTGGACCTGGTGGACAACTTCGGGAAGTTATTCAACTAATTTAGACAACTTTATAAATGGCACTTACAATAGCCCAAGCGGAACTTATAATGAAAGAGTTCGGTTTAGGTGGATTGCTTATGATCCATGGTGCTGTGTAACTCCAACTGGTCGTGGAAGTCAAATTGAGATTTCTAATGTTGAGATAGCCTCATTTAATACCAATATGGAAAATAACAATTCTTATTTCCCTATGGGTGGATCAACTTTCGGACCTGTTTTTGAAAATGATTTTGGTAGAGGTTTAATCACCACCAGAGATTTTGAAATTGGTGAATTAGAAAATTCTTCTCTGATCTCATTTGACTTGAGCTTCGATGAAGTTCCTGATAACCTAATTGACAATCAGTATTTGATATTTGAATATTCTATTGATGGTGGTGTTACTTTCACTGAGTTGAGAAGCTTCCCCGATATGGAAGAAGAAGCTCCATTAGTGGCAGAGAACTTTCTAATTGCCGTAACTAATGATATGAAAAACAATGCCGTTAGATTTAGATTCAGACAAGAAGAAAGAAATGGTATTGATGTCATGTTTGAAAATTTCAGTTTCAAACAAGGAGAAATACTTCCTTTCGATTACATCGCATACAATCGTGATATTGCCGAACAGGCCTTGTTGATTACTAGTCTGTCTTCACTTGAGACGTGCATCGATGGTGATATGATGATCAACTATGAGGTACGAGGAAAGTTTGGTGCCGACAACATGGTGATGGTCAATTACAGAGATACTGACGGGAATGTCAACACATTGGATGCATTCGAGTTCAATATTATAGATGGAACAGGTGGCATTACTTTCAACTTCCCATCTGATGTCATTGGTACTACAGAGAGTAATAAATGGTTCAAGTTCCAATTGGAAGCTGAAGACCTTACTTATGAAGATATCAATGAGGACTTCAGTGTAACAGGACCATATTCAGAAGAAAGTCTAGAAGTAGTAGCGCCAATCAATCAAGATCTAAGCTTCTCTTGGGATGATCCATTGGAGTGTAACCCTTCTAATGTGATGATTACCCTTAATGGGGAGCAGGATTACTTCATGTATGAGGTATTAGATCTTAGTAATAACTCTACTGTTCTGGCTAGTCTGACCTATGATCCAGAAACAGGTGTTGATGAGATTAATATCGGTACTATAACTGCAGATACAGAAATAGGCATTAGAACTACAGCTATGTCAAGTTCTGGCACATCTTGTAATTCTCTAGAAATAGATGACACTGAAGTAGTGGAGCTTTTGGAAACATACAAGTTGTTCAGAAGAAGTTACAATGATACTGGTCTTAGAATAGTAGTAAATTCTGGTGACTCGAGAACTATTTGTGGCTCTTCTTCAGAAGTGAGATTAAGTGTAAATCGTGACAGTGAAAGTGGTGATGGTTCAGGATCATTTGTAGAATGGTTTAGAAACGACCTGTCTACACCTGTTAGCGTATCTGGAAACATTCTGGGTGATAACGAAACCCTTCAATCCGGTAATTATTTCGCGAGAATCACTGACACTAGTGGAGACAATATTTGTACTTACACTACAGAGTCATTTACTGTAGAAAGAGTGGATACTCCTGAGAGACCTGAAATAACAATAGAGTCTGGAAGCCTTTCTTTCTGTGATGGAGAAGGTGAAGTAGTTCTCTCTGCTCCGGAAGGATTCTCTTACTACAAGTGGAATGGTAGCACACAGTGGACCAATAGAATGTTGACCGTAGAAGAAGAAGGTGAATATTATGTAGAGGTTTCTAACGTACCATTTGATGCAGGGTGTGGAAGCGCAAGTTCTATCCCAGTTGTAGTAGAATCTCAATTCTTGCCTGACTTCCAGGTTAAAACTACTACTAGTAGTGATGATAGATATAATATCATCGATGGATCAGCTCATAAAGGTTGTGAATCATTCTATATCTATTTCTACAATGGAAATAGCTGGCAAAACAACAATGGTGAGGTAGTGATCAGTAGAGATGGTGAATTCTATGCTTCTACTCAGAATACAAGTTATGAGTTAACAGAGAGTGGTGATTATACCATAGACTGGGTGAGCAGTGATATCAATTCTAGCTGTACAGCAAGTATTGGAACATTCACTTTGCAGATTACAGAGCAACCAGAAACACCAGCTATCACTGTAGCAGGAGACTTAGAATTCTGTGAAGGTGGATCTGCGACTTTGACAGCTACAGCTGGCTACAACTATTATAGATGGTTCAGAGATGGTTCTTTGATGAATACCTCTTCAGAAACTTTGGTTGTAACCAAAAATTCTGGTAGATATCAGGTAGAAGGTTCAATGGTACCATTCAATGTGGGTTGCTATAGCGAGAGATCTGAAGGTGTAAATGTTACAGTTCATACGGAGCCTAGTATGGAAATCTACTCTAACTATGAAGGTGATCTGGAAGATGGTCAAATGATCTCTTACTGTGAAGTTGACGGTGACAATCATTATCTGAGAGCATATACAAGTGCAAACGATGCGGCTATCACCTGGTACTTGGATGGCACTGCTATCCCGGCTACTGATCAAAATGTGAATTCTAGTGACAATTACTCATATGTTTACCCAGAAACAAATGGCGTTTATCATGCCGAAGTAAGTTTTGGAGGTATTGATGCTACTAGTCAATGTACGTTCATGACCAATGCTGTGACTGTAAATATAGTAGCAGAAATAGCACCAGTTGCCATAGCTGCTCCTGCTCAAACTGAGTTCTGTGAAGATGAGGTGAGTGTGACCTTGACAGCTGATGCTGGAGCTCCGTTCTACAGATGGTATAGAAATGGAAGTGCCATCACGGATGGAACAGGAAGTAACAATACGCTCACCGTTTCTCAAGGTGGAGATTATCAGGTAGCTGTTTCTAACGAAGCTGGATGTGAAAGTGAACTTTCTAATGTAATCCAAATCGAAGAGCAATCCGCTCCGAGCACATCAATAAGTATATCAGTAGATGAAACAGATTGCGCGAGTGGCGATATTGTAGTTAGAGCAAACAATACCAATTCTAAGTACAACTATCAATTGACCCTGACTGAAACAGGTGAAACCATTGGTGCAGTATTTACTGGTAACACGTTCGGCTCTGTATATGTACCATTGACTGGTATAGAAACGTCTACCGAATTAGGTGTAGAAGTAACCTATGCCGATGGAACAGGCTGTATGAGTGAAGATGAGTCAATCGGAACTATCAACCCAAATGCAGTCATTCTTGAACTCGATGGTAATACAGTAAGAGCAATTATCTCTGGTAACTACATGGAGTATACCTGGTACAGAGATGGTGTTGAATTGAGAAATGTAACAGGAACCTCTTTGAATATTACAGATGGGGCTTCTTATACGATTGAAGTATTGTACGAAGGAGGATGTATGCTAACTTCTAATTCAGTAGATCTAGGACCAACAACTCCTCCTGCTGATGCATCTGGAAGACTAAGTGCTAATACTACGACCTACCCTAACCCTACTCAAGGTCAGGTAGTCAATCTGGAAGTAAAAGGAACCAACTTTGGTGACTATACGGTGAGCATCATGAGTATGACAGGACAAGTCATGGTTTACGAAGTGCTAGATAAGCAAGTCGAAGAATTTACGAAAGCCATTTCTATCAGTCATTTAGAGCGAGGTTTGTACAACATGCAGATCAAAAAAGGTGATGAAGTTGAAAACATCAGAATTCTTAAAAACTAA
- the leuB gene encoding 3-isopropylmalate dehydrogenase, producing the protein MDFKIGVLAGDGIGPEIVEQAIKVMDAVASKYGHTFNYTEALVGAIAIDKTGNPYPDETHQVCLDSDAVLFGAIGDPKYDNNPAAKVRPEQGLLGMRKKLGLYANIRPVATFPSLIDKSPLRKDIVQDVDLVVIRELTGGIYFGARGRSEDQTEAFDTCYYTTEEVERILELAYVYAGKRNKKVTVVDKANVLASSRLWREVAQRIEKTHTDIETDYMLVDNAAMQLIQWPKKFDVMVTENMFGDILSDEASVITGSMGLLPSASIGRETSVFEPIHGSYPQAAGKDIANPLATVLSAAMLLESLDLLEEAQAVKDVVNKSIEEGYVTVDIAGEATSYKTSEVGDWLAKNI; encoded by the coding sequence ATGGACTTTAAAATAGGCGTATTGGCCGGTGATGGTATCGGACCAGAAATAGTAGAGCAGGCGATCAAAGTAATGGATGCAGTGGCATCTAAATATGGTCATACATTCAACTACACTGAGGCATTGGTTGGTGCTATTGCGATTGACAAAACAGGTAACCCTTATCCAGATGAAACACATCAGGTGTGTTTGGATTCTGATGCTGTACTATTTGGTGCGATTGGTGATCCTAAATACGACAACAACCCTGCGGCTAAAGTAAGACCTGAGCAAGGACTACTGGGCATGAGAAAGAAACTGGGTCTATATGCTAACATCAGACCTGTGGCAACTTTCCCATCGTTGATCGATAAGTCTCCTTTGAGAAAAGACATCGTACAGGATGTAGACTTGGTGGTTATCAGAGAATTGACTGGCGGGATTTATTTCGGTGCTAGAGGTAGATCAGAGGATCAAACTGAAGCCTTTGATACTTGCTACTATACCACTGAAGAAGTAGAAAGAATCCTTGAGTTGGCCTATGTATATGCTGGCAAAAGAAACAAGAAAGTAACTGTGGTAGACAAGGCCAATGTATTGGCTTCATCTAGACTTTGGAGAGAGGTAGCACAGCGAATTGAAAAGACTCATACTGATATCGAGACTGACTACATGTTGGTAGATAATGCTGCGATGCAGTTGATCCAGTGGCCAAAGAAATTTGACGTGATGGTGACTGAAAACATGTTCGGTGACATCCTGTCTGATGAGGCTTCTGTCATTACAGGATCTATGGGCTTGTTGCCATCTGCTTCTATTGGTAGAGAAACTTCTGTTTTCGAGCCTATACACGGTTCTTACCCTCAGGCAGCTGGCAAAGACATCGCTAACCCATTGGCTACTGTGCTTTCAGCAGCTATGTTGCTAGAGTCTTTGGATCTATTGGAAGAAGCGCAAGCAGTGAAAGACGTAGTTAACAAATCAATCGAAGAAGGATATGTAACTGTAGATATCGCTGGAGAAGCCACTTCATACAAAACATCGGAAGTAGGAGATTGGTTGGCTAAGAACATCTAA